The Planctomycetota bacterium genome has a segment encoding these proteins:
- the leuB gene encoding 3-isopropylmalate dehydrogenase: protein MKLSIAVLPGDYIGPEVMDVALPILETVLRRSGHTLDHVVCDVGGTGIDRHGKALPDPTLEACRAADGILFGSVGGPKWEGLPPSEQPERAALLPLRRHFRLFANVRPGRLLPALVDTSPLRPDRIPDGIDMVCIRELTGGLYFGAKSTRPVPADGSPDGDVEAIDTMVYRRSEIERITDVAIAAARARRKHLTLVDKANVLETSVLWRKVVGERVRSLAPDVSLTTMYVDNAAMQLVLRPARFDVLLTENMFGDILSDEMAVVCGSLGMLASASLGIGANRHSFPFGLYEPAGGTAPDIAGQDKANPCAQVLSAALMLRHSFGMEAEARQIEAAVEGAIASGIRTADIAAGGPAVGTRALGEAILARL, encoded by the coding sequence ATGAAACTTTCCATCGCGGTCCTGCCCGGCGACTACATCGGCCCCGAGGTCATGGATGTCGCCCTGCCGATCCTCGAGACCGTGCTCCGCCGGTCTGGCCACACCCTGGACCACGTCGTCTGCGACGTCGGCGGCACGGGGATCGACCGCCACGGCAAGGCGCTTCCCGATCCGACGCTCGAAGCCTGCCGTGCGGCCGATGGGATCCTCTTCGGATCGGTCGGGGGCCCGAAGTGGGAGGGCCTCCCGCCTTCCGAGCAGCCCGAGCGGGCAGCGCTGTTGCCGCTGCGCCGGCACTTCCGGCTGTTCGCGAACGTGCGCCCCGGGCGGCTCCTCCCGGCCCTCGTCGATACCTCGCCGCTGCGGCCCGACCGCATTCCCGACGGGATCGACATGGTCTGCATCCGGGAGTTGACCGGGGGACTCTATTTCGGTGCCAAATCGACCCGGCCGGTGCCTGCCGACGGCAGCCCCGATGGCGACGTCGAGGCGATCGACACGATGGTCTACCGCCGCTCGGAAATCGAGCGGATCACCGACGTGGCGATCGCCGCGGCGCGGGCGCGGCGGAAGCACCTCACGCTCGTCGACAAGGCGAACGTCCTCGAAACCTCGGTGCTCTGGCGGAAGGTGGTCGGCGAGAGAGTGCGGTCGCTCGCCCCCGACGTCAGCCTCACGACGATGTACGTCGACAACGCCGCGATGCAGCTCGTCTTGCGCCCCGCGCGATTCGATGTCTTGCTCACGGAGAACATGTTCGGCGACATCCTTTCCGACGAGATGGCCGTCGTCTGCGGGTCGCTCGGGATGCTGGCCTCGGCCTCGCTGGGGATCGGAGCGAATCGCCACAGCTTCCCGTTCGGGCTCTACGAGCCGGCCGGCGGGACGGCCCCCGACATCGCCGGGCAGGACAAAGCCAATCCCTGTGCGCAGGTCTTGTCGGCGGCGCTCATGCTCCGCCACTCGTTCGGCATGGAGGCCGAGGCGCGACAGATCGAAGCCGCGGTGGAGGGGGCGATCGCCTCCGGTATCCGCACGGCCGACATCGCCGCCGGCGGCCCGGCCGTGGGAACCCGTGCGCTGGGTGAAGCGATCCTCGCTCGGCTGTGA